Sequence from the Erythrobacter insulae genome:
CGCAAATATCGCCGGACAGCCGCCCTCGTGCCTTGCCGGTGACGGGCTATACAATGGCGCTCAGCTGGTCGCCCGAGTTCTGCAAGCCGCGCGAAGACAGCCGCGCCCATCGCACGCAATGTTCGGGCGATAATGGCCGATTTGGCCTCGTGGTTCATGGGTTCTGGCCCGAAAGTTCAGGCAGCTGGCCGCAATGGTGCCCGGCACCGGTCAAGCTGACGCCGAAGGAGATGCGCCGCAATCTGTGCATGATGCCATCTGCGCGGTTGGTGGCGCGGCAATGGGCAAAGCATGGCAGCTGCATGACAAAACGGCCCGAAACCTATTTCAAGGTTACGCGCATTCTGTGGGACAGTTATCGCATCCCCGATTTTGATCGAATCAGCCGCGAAGACGGCCTGACCGCAGGCCGCATCCGCAAAGCCTTTGCCGATGCCAATACCGGCATTCCAGCGAGCGCGGTGGGTGTGAAACTCAACCAGCGCGGATGGCTTCAGGAACTGCGGATTTGTTACGGCAAACGCTTCCGCCCGGTTCGGTGTGACGCGAACAGATTTGGCGCGCGCGACACGGCCAGAGCAAAAATCTGGCGGGGATTGTGATAATTCTTTGATCTTGATCAATGCGGGGCAATCGCTGGCCGCGTATATTTGCAACATGATCAACATCCAGCAGATATCAGACACCGCGCATCGCATGGTTGTGATGGGCGAATTCCTTCAGGCTGACGCCGAAAAACTCGTCGAATTTGCGCGTGAGCGCAACAAGGCGGGCGGTGGAGGCAACATCCTGATCGATGTGACGGCAGTCACCGATTTCTCGTTCTCGGCGGTGGCAATCGAATTGGCGCACATGCCCACTTTGTTCAAATGGATTTATGGCCTGGGCCGTATAGCGGTGGTGTCAGACAATGATTGGGTTCGAACGGGGGCACGGCTCGAAAGCGCGCTGCTGCCCGGCGTGGTCTATGAAGTGTATGACGAGGATGAAGCCGATGCGGCGCTCGCATGGGTGCTGGGAAAGACGGACGGCGCCCATCGCGGTGCAGTGCACGAATTGGATATCGGCAAGCCGGACATCGCCGCATACGAGATCACAGGCAGGCTCGATCGCGAAGAGTCCGAACGCGGAACAGCGATGTTGCGCGCCCGCTTTGGTGATTCCGATTGCTCGCGCCTGATGCTCGTCATTCGCAATTGGCACGGCTTTGATGCCGACACGATGTTCAGCAGCGAAGTTTTCTCCGGTAAGCTTGAGCTTATGGGCAAGCTGGATCGTTATGCCATTGTCGGGGGGCCCGCCTGGATCAAAAGCATGGCGGGGTTGATGGACCCGCTGATCAAGCCGAAATTGCGCTGTTTCGATCTGGACAAGCAGGATGAAGCGATTGCATGGCTGGAGGGCTAAAACACAGCCTCAGCGCCGGTCTTTGAAGAACGTCCGCAACAGTTTGGCGGCCTCTTCCTCTCCCATCCCGGCATACACTTCGGGCCGGTGCAGGCATTGCTTGTGCTCAAACACCCTTGTGCCGTGCTCGACCGCGCCGCCTTTCGGATCGCTCGCGGCGTAATATAGCCGCGCAATACGGGCATGAGAGATAGCCCCGGCGCACATCGCGCAGGGTTCCAGCGTGACGTAAAGATCGCATCCGGTCAGGCGTTCATCGCCGAGCTTTGCCGCCGCATCGCGCAGGGCGCGAATTTCAGCATGGCCGGTTGGATCGGGCGGGACGCGGGTCGCATTGGCAGCCACCGCGATTACGGTGTCACCCTTCACAACGACCGCGCCGACAGGGACCTCGCCTGCGCCCGCCGCCGCTTGGGCGGCTTCAAGAGCCTGCTTCATTGCTTGCGGTATTGGCCATCTGGTCATAGGAAGGGCGGTAGCGGCGCACGGGCAACCACGCAACTTTGCTTGACGATTCGCCAGTGCCCGGCTATGCGCGCCGCTTTCCGGGATAACCCGATTTTCTGGTCCGCCGAATCGTTCGTGCGGCCCGTAACCGTGAATAGATGAGAGATATCATGTCGCGTATTTGCGAACTGACCGGCAAAGGTCGCCAGGTGGGCAACAATGTTAGCCACGCCAACAACAAGACCAAGCGCGTTTTCCTGCCGAACTTGCAGAACGTTACGCTGCTGAGCGATAAGCTCGAGCGTAGCTTTAAATTCCGCGTTTCGACACACGGCCTGCGCTCGGTTGAGCACAATGGCGGTCTCGACAATTGGTTGCTGAAAACCAAGGATGACAAACTTTCATCGCGCGCTTTGAAAGTTAAGCGTGAACTTAAAAAAGCTGCTGCTGCCGCTTAACGCATTCGGGTAAAGGCGTGACGCTGAAAAGGCGTGCGGAGCTTGGCTCTGCGCGCCTTTTGCGTTTGCGCGCTTACTCCGGCGGTGCTGCTTCCGCTGGATCAAAGATCAGCTTGGCCAGCAAAGTCCGCTGCATCACCGACAGATTATCATCCGAAATCAGCCAGACTGCAACGCGGCCGTCGGCCATTTCGCGCAGCGCGATCCCTTCGTAATTCTCGCGCGGGATGACGCCGGCCAGATCAAGAGTGATTTGCGGCGCCCATGGCAGATCACCATCAGCGTCCGGCGCGGGGCCGACCGCGAGTTTGCTTTCAAACACCGGAATTCCGCCTGACGGGTCCAGATTGCGCAGCAACAACAGCACACGGCCATCGGGCAATTGCGCCATGTCGGTCGCGGCATGGCCGGGAATGGGCGGCAAATATGCGAATGTTTTGAACACGCGCGTTTCGATTGGATCACCGGCAAAGATCAAACCGATCCGGCGGCCCTCGGGCAGGATCGCAAAGCGCCCGTCCTGCAACCGCGCCATCGCTTCGGCGCCCGTGTTGTTCGTCCAGCCCAATGCAGCTGCATGCAGCTTTATCGAGCCGCTGGCGGTATTATCGCGGTCAAACCTGTAAATGCCGTGGGCATTTTCCAACGCGAGCCAATATTGCGCGCCATCGGAATCTATCGCGGCGGCCTCTGCATCGGGGATCGCAGTCGCCAGCGGCAAATCGAATTTCTGCCGGTCGATGCTCCACTGGGATATGCCCGTATCCGGCTGTGACAGCGTGAACCGTGCGCCGCGATCCGAAAATGCCATCAATCGCTGATCCGGCAAAGCCGCCAAAGCCGAAAATCCGCCGAACAGCAGGCTTTGCCCGCTATAATGCCACACGCCCGCAACGCTCCAGCCGGGCCAGGCCGAAACACCGGTATCTCCGGCCTGCTGGACCTGTTCGATTTTGAGTGTGGCAGGCGGATCCCACGACACCGGCGTGCGCAGCCATGTTCCCGGCGCGCAAAGGCATGCAACCGTGATCGCCGCGATCACGCGGCGCGCGCTTTTCATGTCAGTTCATCGGACCCGTCAAAAGCAGCGGATCAAGCCGTGCATCGTTCCATTTGAGGCTCCAGTGCAGGTGCGGCCCGGTTGCCCGGCCTGTCGCGCCAACATTGCCGATATGATCGCCTTGGCGCACGCTTTGCCCCTCTTTCACCGCAATCTTGGACGCGTGGAGAAATGCGCTGTTAAGCCCGGCGCCGTGATCGATCATGATGATATTGCCCTCAAGGCTGAAGCCTGTCCGCGCAAGCACCACCACACCGTCAGCCGGAGCGACAAACGGCACGCCATTTCCCGGCGCAATGTCGATGCCCGAATGATAGCTGCCCGGTTCGCCGCGATAGATTCGCTGGCGGCCAAACTGGCCCGAAATGCGCCCCTTTACCGGCCAGATAAAATCCTGCTGCCAGCCAGCCGCGCCAGTGATTTTTTCCCGCGCGCCTTTGATCGCCAGCCATTCCGGCTCGCGCTTTTTCCACCATGCCTCGCTGCTGCCGCCACCGCGCTTGGCCACGTTCACACGCTGGATATTCCATTTGCGCGGGGAGATGGTCAGCTCTTCGGAATAGGTTGCACCATTGGCTAGCTTTGCGGTGAGGGTAAGACTGCCCGCGCTGTCGCGGTCAAAAGCGGCGAAAAATTCGCGGTCCTTGTCGCCGAGTTCCAGCGGCTGTCCCCCAAGCGTAGCCGATACGGTGCCATACGGCACAGAACCTTTGATCCACCCGCCTTGAGTGAGTTCACCGGCATATTCGAAGTCAGGCGGGGAAATCTGGCCTTGAATTACGATTGGCGCTGGCTCGCCTGCTTCTACCGGATTGGCGGCGACAACCGGCTCCGGACCCTCGGCTTCGGCACCTGCACAGCTCATCAGGCCGGCAAAGGCAGCTCCGGCAACGCTTAGGGGTATCCAGCCTTTCGCCATCGGTTAAACCTCGCCAAGCAGGCGCTTGGTCGCGATTTCCGGCGAGGCATAGGCCTCTTGATGCTGGGCGCTCCAATAGCGCAATTCTTCGAGCAGGATGACCTCTCCCGACACAGCACAGAATACATGCTGCCCCGGCCGCAAAACGCGGAAAGTGGAAGGGCCATAATGGAGTTTGGCGGCTTTATCGCCGGATGACATCAACATGGGTTTCGCTCTAGCATTGCAAAGTTAGTCAAACAAATCGTTCTGGCGCGGCGGGGTTCCGGATGCGGGCTCCCGAGTGGCCTTTGGTTTCGGTGTGCGCTTGGGCTTGGCCGGTGAAGTGACAGATGGCGGGGCCGCGCCTGAAGCGCCCGTCGTCACTTCAAGCACATCGTCCTTGAATTGGAGCTTAAGCGCCGCCTCACGCTCCGCCTGAGCCTTGCTGGTCAGCGCCGCTCCATTGGCATCGCGGACAATCGCATAGCCGCGCTCCAGCGGTTTTTCGGGGTGCAATTGCTCGGCAATCCGGGCCAGCGCCGCCAAAGCATCGCGCTTCGCGGCCAGTGGCCGTTCGATCAATGCAGGCACGAGCCGCATATTATCCAGCCGCCGCTGCGCATCGCCATGCGCCCGTTTCAGCGCATTGGGCGAAAGGCGCGATGCCACCCCGGCGAGCCGTTCCCGCCCCTGCCCGGCCCGGTCCATCAATCCGCGCCGCAACCGCTCGGCAAGATCATCGAGGCGCTGTGTCTGCGTCTGCACGATCTGTTCGGGCTTGGGCATCCGCCGCACGCGGGCCTCCAACCGTTCCCGGCCCAGCTCAACCGGACGATACACCGCCCGGCGCTGGCGAGCGGCAAAATCGGCCAGCGTTGCTTCCAGATCGACCCGCACTGGCACCGCCATTTCCGCCGCCGCCGTGGGGGTCGGGGCGCGCCGGTCCGCAGCGTAATCCGCCAGCGTCGTATCGGTCTCATGACCGACAGCAGAAATAACCGGAATGGTACATTCGGCGATGGCGCGAACCACGGCCTCTTCGTTGAAACTCCACAAATCCTCGATCGACCCGCCGCCGCGCGCGACAATCACAATATCGGGGCGCGCAACAGGGCCATCTGCCGGGAGGGCTGAAAAGCCGCGAATTGCGCCGGATACCTGCTCAGCTGCGCCTTTACCCTGAACCAGAACAGGCCAAACGATAACATGGCTCGGGAAACGATCTGCCAACCGGTGGAGGATATCGCGAATAACCGATCCGGTTGGTGATGTGACCACGCCAATTGTTCGGGGCAGATAGGGCAGAGCGCGTTTGCGGTCCCGAGAAAACAGGCCCTCTGCCTCTAACCGGGCGCGGGTTTTTTCGAGCAGAGCCAGCAGAGCGCCCTCGCCCGCCAGTTCAAGCGAATCGATCACGATCTGATATTTTGACCGCCCCGCATAGGTCGTCAATTTGCCGGTCGCGATCACCTCAAGCCCGTCTTCGGGTGCAAAGGAGAGCCGCCCGGCATTGCCGCGCCACATCACTCCGTCGAGCACGGCCTTATCATCCTTGAGCGCGCAATAAAGGTGGCCGGATGCCGCCCGTTTCACGCCCGACATTTCGCCGCGCAGGCGCACATGACCGAACTGATCTTCGACCGTCCGTTTGAGCAGGCCCGAAATCTCGGTGATCGACAGCGGTGGGGCGTTGTCGCCCTGACGCTCGCGCGCTACCAAACCGCCAGATTCGGAACTGTCATCATATTGTGAGGGGGCGCGAGCCATGAATATCCTTTTGCTTGGATCGGGTGGGCGCGAACATGCGCTGGCGTGGAAGCTGGCGCAATCCCCAAGTGTCGAGCGTTTGCTGGCTGCCCCCGGAAATCCGGGAATCGAAGAATGTGCCGAGCTCATCGGGCTGAACGCCAGCGACCATGCCGCCTGTGTCCGGTTTTGCCAGGAGCACAGCATTGATCTGGTCGTCATCGGGCCAGAGGCACCTTTGGTGGACGGTTTGGGCGATAGCCTGCGTGCAGCCAACATTCCTGTGTTCGGGCCGGATAAAGCCGCCGCCCAACTCGAAGGGTCAAAGGGATTTACCAAAGATCTGTGCCAGCGCGCCGGCATCCCGACCGGCGGCTATATCCGCACAACGTCGCTGGATCAGGCTCGCGGAGCGCTGGACAAATTCGATGCGCCCTATGTTTTGAAAGCGGACGGATTGGCAGCGGGCAAAGGCGTGGTGATCGCGCCAAACCGCACCGAGGCAGAGGCCGCGCTGGCCGATATGTTCGGCGGTCAATTCGGCGAGGCTGGCGCTGAAGTGGTGATCGAGGAGTTCCTTGATGGGGAAGAGGCCAGTTTCTTTGCAATCACCGATGGCACCCACATTGTTCCGTTTGGCACCGCGCAGGATCACAAACGCGTTGGCGAAGGCGATACCGGACCGAACACCGGCGGCATGGGCGCCTATTCGCCCGCGCCGGTTCTGACGCCGGATTTGCAACAGCGCGCGATGGATGAAATTCTCCGCCCGACGGTTGATACGATGCGCGCCGAGGGCATGCCCTATTCCGGGGTTCTGTATCTGGGTCTGATGCTCACCGAAAGCGGCCCGCAATTGATCGAATACAATTGCCGTTTTGGCGACCCGGAATGTCAGGTGTTGATGATGCGGCTGCAAAGCGATCTTGCCGCGCTCATGCTCGCCTGTGCAAAGGGAGAACTGGAAAGCGCCGAGGCGAATTTTGCCGATGAAACCGCGCTAACGGTTGTGATGGCGGCAGAGGGTTATCCCGCCAGCGCCCAGAAAGGCGGCGCGATTGATCTGGGATCGGCCGAAACGGGCGGCGCGAAAGTCTTTCACGCCGGCACCGCGATCAAAGACGGGACCTTGATCGCAAACGGAGGCCGCGTGCTGAATGTCACCGCCACCGGTGCGAACGTTACCGAAGCACAAAAAGCAGCCTATAAAGCGGTCGATGCGATCCGCTTTGAAAGCGGGTTCTGCCGGAGGGACATCGGTCACAGGGAAATCGCGCGCGAGATGGAGCAAAAAGCCGCGCAAAATTGATCCAGATCAAGGTTTAGCGGCCGAATTGGTGCTTAAAAGGGTGCATGATGAACCCAACAATCGCTCGCTTTATCGCTTTAACCGGCTGCGTTTTCCTTGTGCCTGCATGTCAGACAGGAATGCGCCCGCAATTGCCCGCATCCGCGCAAACCCCGCCGTCGCTGATTGCAGGGGTATGCGGCGATTGCCACGCGGTTGAGGAACCCTTTGAATCGCCCAATCCGAAAGCGCCTACCTTCGCCTCTATCGCCAATCGTGAAGGGTTAACGCGCGAAACGCTGGCGCCGTGGCTGCTGGATGCGCATAATTATCCCGAGCAGATGGATTTCGAACTCTCACCCGGCGAAGCAAAGCAGATCGCGGATTACATGCTGACCCTGCAGAGTGAGGATTACCGGCCCCAGCCCTAATTTTCCTACACCCACGCTCTGCGTTACACAGCAAGTGGTTCTTTCACATCGTCAGCACTCTGAACGCGGCCCATCATTGTTGGGCAAGTGTCACCCGAGGCCTACACTGGCAAGCATTTGATTTTGCGAAATTAAACCGTGTAGGCACCGCATGACACATCGCGGATTTGTCATGCGGTGCCTACAATCTTTACGACAATTTATCAGCCATAAGAGCCTGCATATCCGTTTCCGGGCGCGGGCCATAATGTGAGATCACTTCGGCCGCAGCGATTGCACCGCGTTTCAGGCACACCTCAAGCGGTGCGTCTTTGACAAAGCCCGACAGGAAGCCTGCGGCAAACTGATCGCCTGCGCCGGTTGTGTCGATCACCTTGGCGATCGGTTCCGCCGCAACTTCAGCGCGCATGCCGTGGGCAATGGCGACCGCGCCCTTCTCACTGCGCGTGGCAACCAGAACCGGAACTTTGCCCGCGACCGATGCGAGGCCCGCTTCAAAATCATCTTCGCCGGTGAGCGTAGCGAGCTCGCTTTCATTGACGAACAGGATGTCGATCACGCCGTCTTCGATCATGCTGCGGAAATCATCGCCGTGGCGATCAATCACAAAGCTTTCGCTGGCGGTAAAGGCGACCTTGCGGCCCGCGCTTTTGGCGACATCAATGGCGCGGCGCATAGCGCGGCGGGGTTCTTCGGGATCCCACAGATAGCCTTCGAGATACAAAATGCTCGCGCTGGTAATCAGATCCTCGTCGAGAGCCGCCGCTGGCAGGAATTGCCCAGCACCCAGGAAAGTGTTCATCGTCCGCTCGCCATCGGGCGTCACCAGGATAAGCACACGGCCCGTCGCAGGTTCACCGCTACGTGCTAGCGTATCAAAGTCGATGCCGGTTGCCCGCATATCATGGCGGAACACTTTGCCCAGCTGGTCATCCGCGACCTGCCCGATAAAGGCACATTGCAAGCCAAGGGTAGAAAGCCCCGCAAGCGTATTGGCCGCCGATCCGCCCGACAGCTCGCGCGCAGGCGGCATTGCGGCGTACAATTCATCGGCGCGCGCTTCGTCAATCAAGGTCATGCCGCCGCGATTAAGCTGGAGCTCTTCGATCAGCTCCTCTTCACATGAGGCAATTACATCGACCACGGCATTACCGATGGCGATCACGTCATAGCGGGGGTCTGTCACAAGAATTCGTCCTGATATTTTGCAAAGCGTTTGAAGGTGGCGCCCGCCTAGCGGGAACCGGTCAATACGCCAAGGGGTGGATGAACGGTAGATTGGCATTTGACTTCGGACAGAGCCCGCATCATCGCTGAGGCATGAACGCGGTGCTCTCATCCTTGTCCAAAGCCTTTGGCCAGCTGGGCGATCCGGCGATCCTGCGCGTGGCGGCAAAAAGCATTGCGATTACGCTGCTGTTGTTCGTGGGCGCCGGTGTTGGATTGTATTTCGGGCTGGAATGGCTGTTCGCCCGGGCGGGCTGGGAAACGGGCGGCCTGGCGCAGGCTGCGGCTGCGGCAATTATCGCGGTCATCGCCTTTTGGTTTTTGTTTCGGATCGTAGCGCTCGCCGTTTTGCAGTTTTTCGCTGATAAAATCGTCGCCGCGGTCGAGGCCAAACACTATCCCGATCTGGCCGACAAGGCGAAGCCGCTGCCGCTGCCACAAGATATCGCCAATTCGCTCAGAGGATTGGGCCGCGCATTGGGTTTCAATCTGCTGGCGCTGCCGCTGGCTGCGGTGCTGGTTTTCACAGCTTTTGGTCCTGCAATTGTTTTTCTGGCGGTCAATGCGGTGTTGTTGGGCCGCGAACTCACCGATATGGGCTGGCTCAGGCATACCGATGGCAAACCCCTGCCCACCCCCGTGCCCAGCGGGCAACGATTGATGCTTGGCGGCGCGATTGCGGCGATGATGCTCGTGCCGTTTCTCAATTTGATTGCTCCTGTGATAGGGGCAGCGGCTGGCACGCATCTGGCCCATGATGCGATGCGCCGATTGGAGACATACGATGCGTAAGGCAGTGTTGCTGGCTATGATCATGCTGTTGCCTGCCTGCGCAGGGGGATCGGCCGCAACGTACACATCTTCGGGCAGCTCTGCTGGTGTTGGCTCCAAAGCCGCGCCGCAAAGTTCGGGTTTTCGCGCGCCATCAATTCAGCGTGAGGCGGGCCTCGAAGGGATCACTGGGGTCCGCGCGTCGGCGCTGCTCGACCGGCTTGGCGAGCCGCGGATCGACCTGACCGAGGGGGACTCCCGGAAACTGCAATTCGCAGGCGAGACCTGCGTCCTCGATATATACCTTTACCCCCTCAATGCTGGCGCAGAGCCCATTTCAACCCATATCGAGGCCCGTCTGCGCGAAGGCGGTGGACCTGTGAACAGAAGCCAGTGCCTTGCCGAGGTTGCGCAGCGGTAACCCCGTCTTAAGCACATTCGCGGTATAGCGCCGCGTGATTGTTTAAAGAGGTTTTACGCAGGCTATGACCACACATTTTACCGAGCTCGCCCACCGCGCCGCAGCCGATGGCGTGGTATCGCCCGAAGAATTGCTGGGCCTGCGCCGTCAGGGATGGGGTGATGGCATCATCACCCGCGAGGAGGCCGAGGCGCTGTTTGCGATCAACAATGTTCTTTCCGATCGCGACCCGGCATGGTGCGATTTCTTTGTCGAGGCGATCGGGGAATATGTCCTCAACGCCGCGCAGCCGCGCCTGCAATGCAGCCCCGAAGAGGCAGAGTGGCTGATTGCACAGGTCGATCATGACGGTGTGGTAGAAAGCATGGTCGAACTGGAAACGCTCGTTCGGATCGTCGAACGCGCTGAAAATGTGCCGGACGCACTCAAGAATTATGTGCTGGGTCAGATCGAAAATGAAGTTTTGACGGGGACCGGCCCCACCCGCTGCGGCGGGGAGCTGTCTTCGGTACATATCAGCGAAGCCGAGGTTAAAATCCTGCGCCGCGTGATTTTCTCAAGCGGCGGGTATGGTCCGGCGGCGGTAAGCAGGTTCGATGCAGAGCTGCTATTGCGGTTAAAAAATGCCACGTTGGCCAATGATAATGATCCAAGTTGGGGTGATCTGTTCGTCGATGGGATTACCAATCATCTGCGCGGATTTTCGCTCGACAACGCCCAGCTTAGCCATGAACGCAAATTGGAATTGATCCGCACAATCGAAGACAATTCCGCCAACATCGGGCGCTTTTTCTCGCAAATGGCAAAAAGCGATGCGAGCCTGCCAACCCGCATCCGTTGGTTGGCCGAACACCTTGCTGGAACAGATGGGCCGCAAAACGACTATTCCGGCGATGCCGATGCCGGTCATGCGGTCACCGCAGCGGAAAAAGACTGGCTTGATGTCGCGCTGGACGATGATGGCCAGATCGACGCGCTCGAAAAGCGTTTGCTCCGGCGGCTGGCCGACGACGAACTGATCTGAAGGCGATTTAGCGCTCTATCCCGGCGATCATCGCGCCGGGATCAAACCATAAAGCTTTCGCCGCAACCGCATGCGCCTTTGGCGTTGGGGTTTTCAAAGGTAAAACCGGCGGTGAAATCGTCTTCAACCCAGTCCATGATCGACCCGACAAGATACAGGACGCTCGCACCGTCAATGTAGAAAGTGCCGCCGGGGGTTTCGATTTTCTCGTCGAATTTTGCCTCTTCGGTGACGTAATCGACCGAATAGGCAAGACCCGAACATCCGCGCCGCGGAGTGGATAGCTTTACACCGATCGCGTCGTCCGGGGCTTGACCCATCAAATGCGCGATGCGTTCTTCCGCACCTTTGGTAAGCGTGACTGCTGCCGGCAATTTGCGCGTTTTCACATCAGCCATCACAGCATCCCCAGCTCGAGGCGCGCTTCATCAGACATCTTTTCCGGGCTCCATGGCGGATCCCAGACCAGATTGACCTCGGCATCGCGGATACCGGGGACAGACGAAGCCCGCAGCTCCACTTCGCCCGGCATGGTTTCGGCAACCGGGCAATGCGGCGTGGTTAAAGTCATGGTGACGGTCGCATCGGCCTGATCATCAACCTCAACCCCGTAGATCAGACCAAGATCATAGATGTTTACCGGAATTTCAGGATCGAAAATTTCCTTGAGCGCTTCGACAACGGCGGCCTGCAAATCGCTGCCTGCGCCGCCCACAGCGCCTTCTGCCGGTTGCTGGTTCACAAATCCATCGAGGTAATCGCGTTTGCGCGGCTGCGCAGAAACATCGGGATCAACCGCATCAGACACACGGGCCCGCGGCGGCTTTTCTACCTGTTGTTCGTTCGGCGCAGGTGCGGCGACGAATTCTTTTTCGTCCTGAGGCTTGTTCATGAGCCTGTCCCTTTTCCAAAAATTCGGCGTGTGCGGGCAATCCCTTCCAGCAACGCGTCGATGTCGTCATGAGTTGAGTAGAGGCCAAAGCTGGCCCGCGCGGTCGCCGGAACTTCAAGATAATCCATCAAAGGCTGCGCGCAATGGTGACCGGCACGGATCGCGACATTGCCCTCGTCAAGGATCGTGCCGAGATCGTGCGGGTGAATATCGTCGATCGCGAAACTGACAATGCCCGCGCTGTTGGCGGGGCCGAACAGCGTCACATCGTTCATCGCGCCAAGTTCCCGGCGCAAGCGGGCGACCAATTCGGCTTCGGATGCGTGCACCCGGTCAATTCCCACAGCGCTGACATAATCGGCGGCTGCGGCAAACGCGATGGCTTCGGTAATGGCCGGTGTGCCCGCTTCAAACCGCTGTGGCGCCGGAGCGTAGGTGGTCTTTTCAAAGGTCACCCGGTCGATCATCGCCCCGCCGCCTTCCCATGGCTGCATCGCATCGAGGATTTCGCTACGCGCCCATAATGCGCCGATCCCGGTGGGGCCATAAAGCTTATGCGCGCTGAACACGTAAAAATCGCAATCCAGCAC
This genomic interval carries:
- a CDS encoding EI24 domain-containing protein; amino-acid sequence: MNAVLSSLSKAFGQLGDPAILRVAAKSIAITLLLFVGAGVGLYFGLEWLFARAGWETGGLAQAAAAAIIAVIAFWFLFRIVALAVLQFFADKIVAAVEAKHYPDLADKAKPLPLPQDIANSLRGLGRALGFNLLALPLAAVLVFTAFGPAIVFLAVNAVLLGRELTDMGWLRHTDGKPLPTPVPSGQRLMLGGAIAAMMLVPFLNLIAPVIGAAAGTHLAHDAMRRLETYDA
- a CDS encoding HesB/IscA family protein, whose translation is MADVKTRKLPAAVTLTKGAEERIAHLMGQAPDDAIGVKLSTPRRGCSGLAYSVDYVTEEAKFDEKIETPGGTFYIDGASVLYLVGSIMDWVEDDFTAGFTFENPNAKGACGCGESFMV
- a CDS encoding SUF system Fe-S cluster assembly protein, encoding MNKPQDEKEFVAAPAPNEQQVEKPPRARVSDAVDPDVSAQPRKRDYLDGFVNQQPAEGAVGGAGSDLQAAVVEALKEIFDPEIPVNIYDLGLIYGVEVDDQADATVTMTLTTPHCPVAETMPGEVELRASSVPGIRDAEVNLVWDPPWSPEKMSDEARLELGML
- a CDS encoding aminotransferase class V-fold PLP-dependent enzyme, translating into MVTRDGAPWHYLDTGATAQKPRAVIDAMARALGPDYATVHRGVYSRSAEMTSAYEAARRTIATFLGGNEEEIVFTRGATEAINLVANSWGKANLAPGDRILLSQLEHHSNIVPWQMIAEATGAQIDVCPLTDDHCIDLDAAEAMLTDRHKLVALCHVSNVLGSVLDAPRAARLAHKVGAKILLDGCQSAPHMAVDMAVLDCDFYVFSAHKLYGPTGIGALWARSEILDAMQPWEGGGAMIDRVTFEKTTYAPAPQRFEAGTPAITEAIAFAAAADYVSAVGIDRVHASEAELVARLRRELGAMNDVTLFGPANSAGIVSFAIDDIHPHDLGTILDEGNVAIRAGHHCAQPLMDYLEVPATARASFGLYSTHDDIDALLEGIARTRRIFGKGTGS